In Setaria italica strain Yugu1 chromosome IX, Setaria_italica_v2.0, whole genome shotgun sequence, the genomic stretch CTGTTAAGAAGGTTTGCTGCTGAACAATGCTATTTTTTTATGTTCCCTCCTTTCAACATCATTAATCCTTATAACTACTTTCCGGCATAGGGAGCCAATTTCCGAGACCTCAAGGGTGTAAAGGTTGGAGCAAACAACATAGTTGAGTGGGATCCAGAAATTGAACGTGTGTACCTGTCGTCTGGGAAACCACTGGTATGTGTTCTTTTGTGCAGCCCTCTTTAGAATGTTAATGCATCACACAAATTTTGTCTTACATATAATGAACTATTATAAATCCTTGTGGATAGGTTCCGGATTATGCGATGTCATTCATCAAGGGGAGGTCACCTAAGTAAGTGGTGAATTGACTCTGTTTTCTTTCTCCACATAAAAAAAGGAAACTAGTAGTTGTCCTTACAAATGATTTTGTAGGCCATTTGGGCGCCTGTGGTGGGATGAGACAGTTCCTACTGTCGTGACCAGAGCAGAACCGCATAACCAGGTCAGCTTCCGCAAAACTACCCATGTGAATCTTTGCAATTGTTCTGTTTACTGTTATTGTTGTCTGCAAGTAACCCTGATTGAACATGGTGTCTACAGATTATATTGCATCCGACTCAGGCAAGAGTTCTTACAGTCCGGGAGAACGCGAGATTGCAGGGCTTCCCTGATTACTACCGATTGTTTGGCCCGATCAAGGAAAAGTAAGTTCCTCTTAACAGTTTGTACCTAAGCAATTTACTCTTGAAAACAGCGTGCAATAAGCCATTTGTTCAGCCAGTTACAGCACTCAATATCCTTAATTCTGAATGTGTGCTTTGATTGTAATAGGTACATTCAAGTCGGCAACGCAGTGGCTGTCCCTGTTGCCCGAGCACTGGGCTACTGTCTGGGGCAAGCGTTCCTGGGCGAATCAGAGGGGAGTCAGCCGCTGTATGAGCTGCCTGCAAGCTTCACCTCTGTGGCACGTGTGGCACAGGTGGGGGCTTCGTCTGTCAGCACTCCTGCAGGGGAGGTGGTTGAGCAGTAAAAAGAAAGCAAAACTGAGCAAGGCAAGGCCAGGGCCAACCCTTATTGGGTTCGATCTGGGTCTGTCCAGGACCATGTTACTAATAATGTTATGTTGTCATTGTTCTGGTTCTTAGATTGGATGAATGTAGCCATGGGTGGCACTCGAGCTTGAGTGCTTGTTGTACTGTATGGTGAGGTTGCAAGACATTCATTAGCCTAGTTGTAGCTTGTAGGAGACCCTTCTCATGTCTTCTCAATTTAGCAATCTGATGATTTGATGCTTTGCATCGTGtatgtgtatttggagaaaTAATTAATTCTTATTGTTCGATGGAAGAGAAACAACTGATGTGCTTAATTGTGTTAAATGCAAGTAATTTTTCATCTATTCTAGTTGTGTAGGGGCTGAAATAAGTCGTTGAATGCTTTTGAGCTGAATCAACTTGTCTAATCTTGTATTCTTTGCATTCATTCTTGTATAGCTAgctgctttctctctctctacatGCAAAGGTGCGTGGGTTTTATTTGGAGTGGTAGCTAAAAATGGGAGATGGCTGCAGGGAGGTGGGGGTGATGGTTGGATGGCGCCACGGAAGGTGCGCCTGATGCCTTCTTCCCTCATCCTCTGTTGCCCCCGATCCGCCTACGACCCctttctccttctccctcctccctaaTCACCTGCATGGGAAAGGAAAAGGTACATGAATTCATGATTCAATCTGTTTCTCTGTTTCACCTTGTTTTGCGATTCATTTGGAGTTCTTCATTGAACATTAATCGCTAGAGCCAATGAATTTCCATATATCTTTTATTGTTCATACGCTAACTTGTTCTACTTTGTATATTTATCATTGTAACGCCCATAACGACACGGAACACTATAATGATTGTTACTCTTACCTATGTTCATCTTTTTGCATATATCCATTAGAAATCATTGTCTGTATTATGCATTTATATTGTCAGTATAGCCCAATGGTTAATTTCAGGAACACACATGTACAGTCTGATTAAATAAAAGTGTAACCATTTCTCTTGTAATGTTGCGGcagttcctttttcttctttagcCCACAACAAATTCGAGATGCAGTGCAATAATGTTACACTTCTTCTTGCCCGCCATCGATTTGTGACATTTATCTCAATTTCGCCTTTCAGGGTGTCGCAGCACAACTAAGAGCTAAAACTCTTAGCtattaaatataatatatacatAAATATAGCCCCCTTAGGATCAAGGGGGTGGAGTTCTCTCCATTTGCAGGATAGAGCTCCATCCTCGGTCTGTGAAAAGAAATCAATAGATGGCCTCCGCTCCACAGTCGTCGCCATCGTCGGGCAACTCAacgcagtcgccgccgccctccccatcgccaccgccgccctcgCCACCACCCTCACAAGCATCAATCTCACCGCCAAAGGTCGAATCATCCTCATTTCCGGCGGCCAAGTTATCACCCCCGCCGCCAGCACCAAGAAAAAGCGGTGGGTCTGGGAATGGTGGGGAGACTAGCTATAGTAGCTCCAAAGATGGAAAGAAGAAGTCGTCATCGTCGCCGTCTGCGCCGGATCATGTGGGCGCTGTGATCACCGGCGTGGTGCTTGGAGTGGTGGGTTTCGCTCTGTTGATGGCCATCGTGGcgtgcctgtgctgctcgaggaagaagaagaaacgtCCACCCCCAATGAACATGCCCTTCTACACCGACGAGAAAGGTGACGAGTACAATCGATGATGGCATAATATTGTTATTATCTTTGCTTATACGACTAAAATAATTGTTGACGCGTGTGCAGGCAATGTGTACTACCCGAACGCTGGTCTGCCGCCGATGTGGCAGCAGTATGGCAGCAACGGCAGCATCCCTCCTCCGCCGGGGTGGCACCAGCACGGCGGTGGGAACCCACTGTCCCAGTCGCCGGGCTCGATGGCGGCGCCCCTGAGCGGTGAGATCTACTCGTCGGGTCCCCACGGCCCtgccctcccgccgccctcgccgaaCGTGGCGCTGGGCTTCTCCAAGAGCTCCTTCTCGTAcgaggagctggcggcggcgacatcGGGTTTCTCGGCGGGGAACATGCTGGGCCAAGGCGGGTTCGGGTACGTGCACAAGGGCGTGCTCGCCGGCAGCGGGAAGGAGGTGGCGGTGAAGCAGCTCAAGTCCGGCAGCGGGCAGGGCGAGCGCGAGTTCCAGGCGGAGGTGGAGATCATCAGCcgcgtccaccaccgccacctcgtcTCCCTCGTCGGCTACTGCATCGCCGGCAACCAGCGCATGCTCGTCTACGAGTTCGTGCCCAACAACACGCTGGAGCACCACCTGTACAGCAAGCAGGGCCCCGTCATGGACTGGCCCACCCGCATGAAGATCGCGCTGGGCTCCGCCAAGGGCCTCGCCTACCTCCACGAGGACTGCCACCCCCGGATCATCCACCGCGACATCAAGGCCTCCAACATCCTCCTGGACGCCAACTTCGAGGCCATGGTCGCCGACTTCGGGCTCGCCAAGCTCACCACGGACACCAACACGCACGTGTCCACGCGCGTGATGGGCACCTTCGGCTACCTCGCGCCGGAGTACGCGTCCAGCGGGAAGCTCACGGACCGGTCCGACGTCTTCTCCTTCGGCGTCATGCTGCTGGAGCTCCTCACGGGGCGGCGGCCCATCGACACCGCCAACTACATGGAGGACAGCCTCGTGGACTGGGCGCggccgctgctcgccgccgcgctggcggGGGAGGCCGGGTTCGAGGAGCTTGTCGACGCGCGGCTCGGCGGCGAGTActcggcggtggaggtggagcgcATGGCGGCGTGCGCCGCGGCGAGCACGCGGCACTCGGCCAAGCGCCGGCCCAAGATGAGCCAGATCGTGCGCGCGCTCGAGGGCGACGCGTCGCTCGACGACCTGCACCAGGACGGCGTGAAGCCAGGGCAGAGCATGCTATTCTCCGCCGGTGGATCCGAGAACATCTCCCGGCTCCGGCAGCTCGCCTTCGACAGCGGCGAGCACGACGACTACACCACGGACTACAGCACcgactcctccgccgccaccaccggccgacCACCTCGCAGGCCATGATCGTCTATCCACTTACCACAACACTACTTAtatgtatacatatatacatatattttaATATATATGTACTGTACTTACTAGATCAATTGGGTAAAACCgtaaaagagagagggaggagatccATGCATGGAAGAGGGACGGGAGCAAGCGATGATCTTGGGATGAGGAGATTGCTGGAATTGATGTTGTTGCTGGGCCTGCTATACATGCATTCTACTGGATCATATCGATGGTTTTATGTATGCAGGAGCAACTCCTCAGAGCACCCTTTTCCATCCATCTGGTGAACtagtaaatgcacatacatatacCAGATCGTGTTAGAGCAAAGGATCAGAGGCACGACCAACCAAGTTGTAAAGGGTAGATTTCAACAGCGTTATTCAATCTCTTGCATGCCATACCATGTTCCCTACGTGTAGCTTCGATTAACCTTAATTTCTTCCTTCGGAATAAAGACAAAAAACAAACTCATACAAACACCACCCACGCTATATGCAATTACGTGCGCTCCTTATCACACTGTTGACACCGAATTTTGAAAATATGCTCTAAAAGGAAGGAATCAGCCGATGATGACAAAATGACgaaatctcctaaataaggctaTTTGCGAGCTGGCCGTAGAAATCAGGAACGTGTGCATGAAAAAGCAAGGaagctagaagattaaaagaaggaaatcaaTGCACACACATACACGGCAAGAGTTCCAATTTGTTTGGCATCCAAGGGAAGCGCACGGACGAGAGGTTGTCTTATAGGataaaatattctggagatagaattggttagggataagcttgattagagatagagttggattagttagagatagagttttgattagaaaagattgtgtatgTGACTTGGCTTATACGTGATTAGAGTCTTGCTATGTAACATcaaaggccatccgccctataaatataaagggtcgtggccattgtaaatCATCCAACGatcaatacaacatatttacctttacacATCTACCTTTCAGCTTCACgacattgccctaggagtaggagtaatgtagcttctcgacaagttccttctagcaagctgggctgcatcgacttcgatctccggcaagctgcaagttcccgtcatcaggtgtactagactttaactaccgggcgcatcgttttggtttcgtctagtttcatctaccagttatcgagtatcttggatctttgacttacgacGCATTGCTTTTGTCTCGATCTACgatattcaccagttatcctgccttgattaagcttgcatcggttgacatttatctgttctatcatcttgccgtctagtttgctttaattagctctaGATCGTATCATTGTAGACGATAGGTCACtaaatagcctgttgcatcttaatcttggttatccctcgagtgctgttggaattgagttccattgtgattggattcatcggctggcgGGGTTTAAATTGATgtcctgctgagtgtttctaggttgcaactaccgggcgcatcgctgtggtttcacctagagatattggtagcgatgttagtttgaatctcattggcttgtggctctagctatggtggagcgagAGCTCAAATATTTCCTATCGGCTTTCTAGTCGATGGTTTTTGCTATTTTAGGGTGAATCGGCTTGGAAAGCCGACGAGACACCCACGCTCATCAAgatactggaatcggcttcatagCCGATACATTTATTCACCATGCTTTATTTTGCTGCATTATTATTACCACTGGTGCCAGGATCATATCGGCCAGATTGGCgagttgcctcggacttcaaaGGATTATTTCccccttgtcagttgaatggtcaaactgactggcacgcccgcgcacaccacgcgcgccgatctACAAGACCTGCACCGGAGTGAAGCAAATCTCCCAGACCTTTCGTGTGTTAGCACGCGGAGATCGCATCCTGATTTtcgcgtcaacacacttttgacACCCTCGTGGAACCGATCAAACTATAATATTGATGTTGGAAGCCGATAAGATATGTCTATCGGCTACATGCTATTCAGGTAGATTTAGTGCCAAGCTAATTATGGAGGCGTAACGATGGAAAAGGAAATTCATTGCAAGCAAACATATTCGTTTCAGATTACAAGGGATTAACAGCTATTAAAATATTCAGGACGCTTGCATGCAAAATACGTGGCCGGGTTGACATCGGCTAGAGTTGTTTTCCTCGGGAGGGAAATCTCTGacgtcaaaagaaaaagaggcCTGACAGAAAAGAAGCTGCTTGGAGGGAATCTTAGGCCTGAAATAAGTTAATCAAAATTCATTTGGAAAGAGGAAAGTGGGACCAGTTATCTGGTGATGCTTCATCGGCTGTTTCTTTTCTATGGTATGATGGGCAGCCGACAGAGGATATACAAGCTGGAGGCTGACACCAGACTGCACGCTCCCCATCAGCTGATGCGTCATGCTCGGCATCAACGACGCGCCGATCATCCTGCTTGCGTTCGTatcgccgcggccgcggtgcGCCTGGCGAACTTCAAGCAGCCAGCACACAAGGACGGTGGGACCTGGTTGATACTTTCATGATGACTGAGGATCAGTTATGGGCACATAATGGCtgatggagttttttttttcattatcaGCCAGTTCAAAGGAATCAAGCATCGGCTGGTCACATAGTAGCCGATGGAGTTTTTTTTCATTATCGGTCAGTTCAAAGAAAGCAAGCATCAGCTGGCCATATAATTTTTTAATTGCCGATGGAAAGAGCCGatggaatatattttttttaaagaaagcaAGCGTCGGCAAGCACAGTAGCCGATGgatgggatttttttttcagccgATGGAATTGTTTTACTAATAGTGCTACTTGCCATATTATTCTAAATGGATCATGGGAGAGATGGTACAGTACAATAGGTGCGATGACGAGAGGATTCTGGAAATCTGGCTGAAATGGGACTTGCTTCATCGGCAGCAGGAATCCTCAGGGGTGCTGATATGACAGAAAGCTCTTCCGGCCGATGAGTGGCTTCGGCAAGTAGGGAAAATAAATTCTTCCGCACAGAAGCGTCGAGGTCTTGTTAGTATTATTATATCGGCTATTAATTTTGAAGCATGAAATACTTCAAAATTACGGGGCCTATgcgttgacaacaaaagcttgttGGTTACTaccaccaagttttggtgtccaCAGACTGATCTGTTGTTTCCACTGCCAACGAGTTCATCGGTCAGAgtgggatcaaggcatcaagcTGATGGGGTTAGGAGTCGATGTGGCTTTGAATATTGCAATCAAACGTCATTGGCTTTAAAGACAAgcatcggacttctataattagtttcggaatatgaagccttcatactccaaaattgggggggggggggggtttgtcTGGGTTGACACTGAATTTTGGAaatatgctctgaaaggaagaaattggccgatgatgcaaaaaatgacgaaatctcctaaataaggctaTTTGTGAGCTGGTCGTAGAAATCAAGAACGTGTGCATGAAAAAGCAAGGaagctagaagattaaaagaaggaaatcaacgcacacaTATACACGGCAAGAGTTCCAATCTATTTGGCATCCAAGGGAAGCGCACGTACGAGAGTTCCaatttgctttaattagctctaGATCATATCATCGTAGACAATAGATcacttaatagcctgttgcatcttaatcttagTTATCCCTCGAGTGCTGTTGGAATTGAGTTtcattgtgattggattcatcggctaaCGAGGTTTAAATTGATGGcctgctgagtgtttctaggctgcaactacTGGGCGCATCCCtatggtttcacctagagatattggtagCGATCTTAGTTTGAATCTCATTGGCTTGTGGCTCTGGCTATGGTGGAGCGAGAGCTCGACGACGCTCTATTTCCTATCAGCTTTCTAGCCTATGGTTTTTGCTATTTTATGGTGAATCGGCTTGGATAACCGATGAGACACCCACACTCATCAAGATACTAGAATCAGCTTCATAGCCGATACATTTATTCACCATGCTTTATTTTGCTACATCATTATTACCACTGGTGCCAGGATCACATTGGCCTGATCGGCcagttgcctcggacttcaaaGGATTATtttcaccttgtcagttgaatggtcaaactgattGGCACGCTCGCgtacaccacgcgcgccgatctACAGGACCTGCACCGGAGTGAAGCAAATCTCCCAGGCCTTTCGTGTGTTAGTGCGCGGAGATCGCATCCTGATTTTCGCGTCAACACACTTTACACACACCAATAATGAAAAACCAGGTACTAGATTTGTGAGAGGATTAGTGCTCGATCTAGGTTGGTGGTACTCCTTATAGCTTGGTGGCTCTCTTGACTAGCTAGCCTTGatctagtttttctttttgggaAAGTCTTGATCAAGTTTTTGGTAAGCTTGTCCTTTGTTAATTGGATTGAGTTCTGGTTGATTAGATCATAGATTTGAGAGAGGATTAATCACACTACTATTAAAACTATTTTCAGAGGCGTGGTCGAAGGCAGAAATTGACGATTGGTTCATATGATTTCATGCAAAATATGTGCGTGTGTAGTCTATAGGACTCTAACCCAGGACCTCTCACAAGTGGCTTGAAACTGCAACCCTCCTGCCAACTTCTCGGACGGCTTGCCATATGAGCCGCCTGTGAAAATGTTAGGAAGTTGTCTaaacatattatttttatagtGGTTTGTATATTGTTGAACATATATATTACTGGGATGTGGAGAGCTTGTCACAACCAGGTTGTTAAAGACTTAAGAATAGCCATTATGAAATTTGGATGATAAGAAGGTATTATGGGCCAAAGTCAACtttgggtcaaatttgaccaaaaatgCAAATTTGAGATTCAAAATTGAAGAAATTCGATAAAAATATGAAGTCAAGTCTTGAAGGTATTTAGATTTCAAAGGAATCAAattgaaattcaaattcaagtcataagCGTCTCAAATTCATAGTCAAAGATGGCTTGAGTTGGAAGTTACTGTTCATGGTCTGAAAATACAAGTCTGAAATTAGTAACGATCGGTCAACTTTGGATTGAAATTCTGCAAGAATTTTCATTGAAGCTGGGAGATGTTTTGGAGCATAAGTGGACTCTGATCTATAGTGAATCTATTGGACATGTTGTTGGCTAGAGAAAATAAAGAATCCATATTTTAAATGGATTCAAAGTTTGAAAGTAGTGCAGTTTCAGCTCAGTTGCTAAAATCGagttaagtctgaaaacagtgtggAGTATGCCACTTTGAAATTCAgttctggagaatttttcatTTACACTCTGAAAAACTTTGGATCCCAAGCGAACTATGATGATCAGTAAACACCCTGAGCATGTTTTTGGACAAGGAGCTCAAAGTTGGAATCCTTCACTGTCAGTTTAACTGATGAAACTGAAAGGCTATCACTATTCAGTCCTAAGGATAGTGCAAAAAGGGCAAACTTTAGCTTGAGATATTGGAAGAAATTGTATGTAAGAGCTGGGCTTTCATATGCAAAATGAAACTCCTATCATATGGTTAACAAGATCCAGTAGTTGTTGAGCAACAAAAATTGAGTTTGAATGGTTGAAATGGAGATCAAAGTTGACACCTCGGGCTGTCGGGTGGTGTCTGATGAAATTGAATGAAAGGGGGGTGATTCATTTCTGACAGAGCCGAACCCTAGCTCGAGTTTGAGGCAAAAATTCAAGGTGATGGAGTGCTCTTTTGATCTTGATGCAAATCAATCAAATGTAGAACACATGAGCCTCTACAACTTTGTTTATAAGAAATCTGGGAGCTTGAATTGCAAATCGGGCTCAAATTGAAGTTGAAGTCCGGGTAATTGGGGGAAAGAAAACGGGAAGAATAGGGTCGTCCAGTGCTACACAGCTGTTCGCCATTGATGTCAAGAGCGGCGCCACCGTGCCACGTGCTAGCAGAAGCTTGCGATATGAGAGCGAGCAGGTAGGCAGGAGGTGGCGCTCGAGAAGATGGTAACTTTTCGTATAAATTACCGCTCCCACCGCCGGCGTATCCTTTTCATTGTGCTCATATGCTTTTTCACCACCCCAGCTGCTGTtctgctccgccgccgtcccaccaCCGCCAGCCAATCCACCTTGCCAAGAACCACCACCTTGAGCTCCTAAGCCCGTCCCATCAGTTGTTGTCCAGTCCCATCCACCACAGCTACCTACCCGCCATATTCTTCTTCAGTGCCGGTCGCCGCTCGGTCTGGTAAGAGCCACCGTGGAGGGGTAGGGTGCCAGAGTTTCGGAAGTTGTCCAAGGTCTTGGGGTGGTCAAGCTTAAGCTAAGGATGGTGTAGACCTTGCTTGTTGGCTTGGGGCTCCGCCGGGTTGGCTGGAACGCTTGCGCCGCCGTGCACCGTGcttcggccatggccgccgccatggaAGGGCTTGCTCCGGCCATGGTTAGCTCGGGTGGAGGGGTGCGCTACACTGCTTAGGCTGTAGTAGAGCTGCCAGGGCTACTTGTTGCCTTAGTGCTGCCGCCGGCAAGCTGTGTGCTGCCGTCCGTTTAGTGCCGCCGCACCGCCGTCTTCCTTTCGCCGTTTGCCGTGGCCGTCCACCCAACCATCCCAAGAACACCATCTGAAGGTGCGGAAGGTTGTCGCGAGTCTAGTAGGGGTGTTCTCGTCGCCGGGAACCTCGCCATCGGCGAGCTGCCACGCGTAACTGCCGGCCAGTCCTTGGTCAAGGCCGGGCTTCGGTCTGTTGACCCAGGGCCCCCGTGTTAGCGTGTGGGGGTAGGCCGGGGTTGAGTAAGAAAAGTCCAGTAGGGGCGTTTCGGGTTAATGTTGGTTTTAGATTTAGAAAATAGATTTAAATTTTGGttttcatatttaatttttttataatttatagaATCATCCAAATTTAGTGAAACCAATGTGATtaggtgtattttattttcctttatgcattaaaaattcttaaaccctaaaaatttaattatttattaatgcctttgattaaggtatttaaataaatacttaattttATGAAATGAATAAAATTATAAAGAATGctttattattcacaaatatTCATTAATCCATAGGATTTATGTTTTTTAGattagaaattaattataatccttttctaaataaagaAAATACTTAAGTTAGGTAGTTAAGCGAAATTTaatttgtgggttaatctttatgggtagattagtgttggcctgcaactttatcatgaagataagttgtatagtcttttgcTTTAAATTTTTTTGCATTTCGAACTATGGCATGCATCATATCGTAGGAACAGAAGCCCCAGAAGTGGAATTCTTGGAATTCTCTAAAGAGCCTTAGGAATTCAAAGAGGTTGTTGAATTGGTCCCGCGTGTGGAAGGATCTTCAGTGGATACTAACTTTTTGtgaatcaaggcaagccccggtgcatctaagCCTATCTACTTTCAAAAATTATTAATCACgagtccaattattggttatttcttatgtatgcattaagtctaggagttgattgcaaccTACTCTTGTGCATGATTCCACCTTGTTtgtaggacatctttgccacctgttcaattaattagtaaaacatcctatgcttagcaatgtTTAGATACCTTTAAAGTAACTTTGTTACTCAACCCTTAAGGTAAATTTgtcatacatgttaatcaaATAAAATACCCTGGAATTTTAAAAAGTTGTGGACAGAAGCTAGAAATGGTAGTTTTGTTTACTAAAGTTTAATTTAGCTAAGGACCGTTCGTTATTTTAAccagtgatcaagtgatattacctggttgcttattGCCATTGGGAACCAGCAAGCTCGGTAGGTTAGTTGCCTCTCTGATTGGAAATATTCTTTCCCATGCTTGTCATGTtggagaatggcaggggcgtagcctgaaactcacatggagatcaggccaaacgtggggtcccatgtgggggtgcgtccttGGGTTCGGGTAATTATATTTCCGATCATTGGGTacggctaatcgaaaggtcgttatgtgcaatcCGATCAGTTGCGCATAGCTGGTGATTAGGTATCttctgcaggatgtaaatgggttcggatcaccgcaattctcgaTTATGAATGCAATTGATCATCGCTTAAGCATCTTAGAGTAATCAAATTGAATATAATGTTTTTCCTTGAATTAATATGCTAtatgacttagttccacctGATTGATCGAAATGTTTTATTCACCTAGAACATTTAGGTAAAAATACCCTGAAATAAAATCAGAAAACTAAGGTGCCActagtagtaagcttttcgca encodes the following:
- the LOC101774985 gene encoding putative proline-rich receptor-like protein kinase PERK6; the protein is MAIVACLCCSRKKKKRPPPMNMPFYTDEKGNVYYPNAGLPPMWQQYGSNGSIPPPPGWHQHGGGNPLSQSPGSMAAPLSGEIYSSGPHGPALPPPSPNVALGFSKSSFSYEELAAATSGFSAGNMLGQGGFGYVHKGVLAGSGKEVAVKQLKSGSGQGEREFQAEVEIISRVHHRHLVSLVGYCIAGNQRMLVYEFVPNNTLEHHLYSKQGPVMDWPTRMKIALGSAKGLAYLHEDCHPRIIHRDIKASNILLDANFEAMVADFGLAKLTTDTNTHVSTRVMGTFGYLAPEYASSGKLTDRSDVFSFGVMLLELLTGRRPIDTANYMEDSLVDWARPLLAAALAGEAGFEELVDARLGGEYSAVEVERMAACAAASTRHSAKRRPKMSQIVRALEGDASLDDLHQDGVKPGQSMLFSAGGSENISRLRQLAFDSGEHDDYTTDYSTDSSAATTGRPPRRP